CAAGATCAATGATTTCCTGAGCCTGTTCACGTGCTTCCTGAAGCTGTTCAGTCACTTTCTGCTGAGCAACTTCCAATTCTTCAGAGCCCCGGGCGGCGGCAGCTAATCCATCAGCAATTTCTTTTTTCCGGGTGTTCAGGATCTGCATAATGGGGGGCCACACATACTTCATGCAGAACCAGACAAACACCGCAAACGCAATCGACTGACCAATAATGGTCGCATTTATATTCATGCAAACTCCTGTGCTCCAGTTGTTTCAAAAGTGTTTCAAACCAACCCGCACTGTTTTTCTTATCAGCCTGAAGTGATATTCCTCCTCAAGCTGTTTGGCTCCCAGTAAGCCGGCGGTACTGCTTAAACCTTATAAGCCGGGCCATTGAATCAGCTCACTGCAACTGCCAGGTACTGCTGATTATTGAACGAGCGCCACAAACGGATTAGCAAAGGTGAAGAACAGTGCAATACCCACACCAATCATGGTTACGGCGTCAAGCAGACCCGCTACGATGAACATTTTCACCTGTAGCATGGGCACCATTTCTGGCTGGCGGGCAGCACCTTCCAGGAATTTACCGCCAAGAATACCGAAGCCGATAGCGGTTCCCAGAGCACCAAAGCCAATCAACAGAGCAACTGCAACTGCGGTCAGACCTACTACCAAGTCCATATTTCCTCCCGACATTCGTCGTTTAGTATTACTTCTAGAGTTAAAAGTTCGTTTTATGGTTTATAAACAAAGCAACACAATACAGCCGTGAAGCTCCTAATGATCTTCATGGGCCATACTCAGGTAGACCACTGTCAGCATCATGAAGATGAATGCCTGCAGCGTAACCACCAGAATATGGAACACCGCCCAACCGAAATGCAGTGGCAACTGGAAGTAACCAATCATTGCGATCAGGATGAAGATCAGCTCGCCAGCATACATGTTGCCGAACAGTCGCAACGCCAGAGAAACGGGTTTTGCAATCAGGGTGACAAATTCCAGCAGGAAGTTAATTGGAATCAGCAATACCTGAACTGCTTTATTCGGGCTGTTAAAAGGATGAAGTGTCAGTTCGGCAATAAAACCGCCTATCCCTTTCATTTTGATGGAGTAGAAGATAATCATGGCAAAGACTGTGAGCGACAGCCCAAGCGTGATGTTCGGATCGGTAGAGGGCACGATCTTCATATAAGGAATGCCAAGTAGAGTAGCAATCCCCGGAATCCAGTCCACAGGCACCAGATCCATTAGATTCATAAAGAACACCCAGACAAAGATGGTCAGGGCCAGCGGTGCTATCAGGTTACTTTTGCCATGAAAGGTATCTTTAACACTGCCGTCTATAAATTCGATGATGGTTTCTACGACATTCTGTAAGCCACTGGGAGTACCTGTTGTGGCACTTTTCGCAATCCTTCTGAACAGGAAAACAAAAATGCCGCCCAGGAACACCGACCAGAACAAACTGTCCAGATGAAACGCCCAGAACCCCATAGCCTTGGCTTCGTAGGCGCTGTGAGCAATAGTCCACACAGGATCAGCCAAAATAGTGCCGTCAGCCCGCTCGAATCCGGCAGGCAGTTGGCCAAAGGTCAGATTCTGCAAATGGTGCTGAATATATTCAGAAGCAGTTGCTGCCATGAAGTTCCCCGTTAACCATCAAAAGCTAATCGTTCTTTACTGACGACGACCGACCAGCAAAGGTGTAAACCAGTTAATCGATTGAACCAGTACAAACGCACCAAATAGCGACAAAGGCTCAACCGGCTTAACCAGGGTAAAAATCAAGACAAAAGCCAGCATGGTTAATGCAAACTTGCCTGCCTCCCCCTGGTAAAAAGATCTGGCTATTTTTTGTGCAGCACTTGCACCCCTGTAACGAAAGGCCTTCCAGACCAAGTAAGCATTAGGAACTGTGCACGCCAATCCACCCATAAAAGCGGAAATGACATGGATAGTTCCCAGCGGCAATAAAAACAGGGACAAGCACAATGTAGTCAACAACTGGGCAAGCACAACCCGATAAACCGCAGGACGATGCAAGTGCGGATAGCGGTCTTTGTTACTGTATTTCCACGCCCTGACTTCAGACATAGAGTTCATCGCCCATGGACTGTTAATGCGGGAAGTCTGACCTTCACTGCATTTGCACAATTCGGAAACCGGTACTGCTTGTTATTTGATTACCGGTTAATACAGGAGTTAGCTGCAACTTAAAGTCAGGTTTTCGCCCTAACCAAAAGTCCGAATCACCTTAAGGGAGTTCAGTTATTACTCAGATGCAACATTTTTTGTCTATTTTTTGTTACATCACACTGAATTTTTAGCCATTTTTCTCTCCCTCAGCGGCGAGCAGTATAATGTGTAAAAGTACCTACATTCAACTGCCAGATTGGCAGTAATTAACTATTATTTTGCGAGAGGAAGCATCGTTTTCTCAGAAAATAGTACAGCCAGTAGCCAGACCTGATTATTTAACAACCTTTCTCGAACTGATAAAAAAGCAACCACTTCCCCTGCAGCCCCTTTAAACATTCGTGCCAGATACCTCTTTACTGCTCAGCTGTGCTTGAGCCAATATCTGCTTTCTGATCACCAATACGAGCTAAAAAAATGAGTGATTACAGACTCTCTTTAGAGGAAAGAATAAAATCGACCGTTTTCTGAACAACACCGCTACGGTATTTATTTCGATTGAGCAAAAGATAAAAGTAACGCTTGAGCGAAAGATCCCTGACGTTAATGATCGACAAAAGACCACCATTAACCGCACGCCAGACCGCCAGTCTGGAAATGCAACCAATCCCCAGACCATCTGCAACAGCCTGTTTGATCGCTTCTGAACGATTAAGGCTCATGAATATTTTAGGGTTAACCAATTGTGCGGCTATCACTTCATCAAACAACTCGCGAGTACCTGATCCCGATTCTCTCAGAATCCAGTTCTCATCCTTGAGGTCGTTGAGTTCAACACTGTCTTTTCTGGTCAGAGGATGATCCGGATGTGCAATAATCACTAACTCATCTTCTCGCCAGGTATGTACATCAATGTCCGGGTGCAGACAGGTGCCTTCAACCACCGCCATATCAATGTCCATCTCCACCAGACTGCTAACAATGTTGCGTGTGTTATCAATCATCAGCTCGGTACGGATTTTAGGAAACTCCTTGATGAAGTCGCCAAGAATTTTTGGCATCAGGTTGTTTCCCACTGTAGAGCTGGCACTGATTTTAAGAACGCCCTGCTCATAACACCCGCCTTCAACAAACTGCTGTTCTATCTCTTTTGCACGATCGACCAACTCGCAGGCCATAGGCAATAAAGCCCGACCAGCGTCGTTTAGATTCATGGATGCGCCCTGATGCCGGTCAAAGAGCGGCCCCAGGTGTTTCTCTAACTCTGACAAAGCCATGCTGGCCGCAGGCTGAGAAATAAACAGCTGTTCAGCCGCTGCTGTTACTCGTCCGCACTGTGCAACGGCTTTAAATATTTCCAGCTGTCGCAGGGTAATATGCATACATTCTCTCCACCATTATCAATCATTTCTTGTACAGGGACGGCTAGCTGATACATGCACCAACACAATCACTGCATCCCCTGAACATAAAAATAAAGCCGGTTTGCATGGCTCACAACAGGGATAAAGATCACTTATAGCACCCTGTTTTTTTATTGATTATTCAGACCCGAACTTAATTCCTATACTGCGCCCACAAGTTGCCAAGACAGTTTTCCTTTTTGTCTTTGTTGTTGAGGAAAGAGCATGAAACATACTTCCATTAAATCCTGGGTAGAACTAAAGAAACAAACACCGGTGTTTGAACAAATTCTTCATTTAAGAAGACGTCAGCGTAATGCAACCTGCTGGAATCACATGTCTCTGTTTTTCCGCGAAGCGGACAAACACCTTAAATGACAGCTTCAGGCGTTTCATGTCTCAAGCCTATGCAGTACGTAGCATTCTGACAGTTAAAGCAGACCGTAACAATCATCCGTAAAAAGGCTATCGAGCTTTGCACCCTGCTAATACAGGCTGT
Above is a window of Endozoicomonas montiporae CL-33 DNA encoding:
- a CDS encoding F0F1 ATP synthase subunit B, giving the protein MNINATIIGQSIAFAVFVWFCMKYVWPPIMQILNTRKKEIADGLAAAARGSEELEVAQQKVTEQLQEAREQAQEIIDLANKRAGQIVDEAKEQAREEAERVKAAAQADIEQELNRAREALRAQVAVLAVAGAERILGENLDESANSRLVDDLVAEL
- a CDS encoding LysR substrate-binding domain-containing protein, whose protein sequence is MHITLRQLEIFKAVAQCGRVTAAAEQLFISQPAASMALSELEKHLGPLFDRHQGASMNLNDAGRALLPMACELVDRAKEIEQQFVEGGCYEQGVLKISASSTVGNNLMPKILGDFIKEFPKIRTELMIDNTRNIVSSLVEMDIDMAVVEGTCLHPDIDVHTWREDELVIIAHPDHPLTRKDSVELNDLKDENWILRESGSGTRELFDEVIAAQLVNPKIFMSLNRSEAIKQAVADGLGIGCISRLAVWRAVNGGLLSIINVRDLSLKRYFYLLLNRNKYRSGVVQKTVDFILSSKESL
- a CDS encoding F0F1 ATP synthase subunit I, giving the protein MCKCSEGQTSRINSPWAMNSMSEVRAWKYSNKDRYPHLHRPAVYRVVLAQLLTTLCLSLFLLPLGTIHVISAFMGGLACTVPNAYLVWKAFRYRGASAAQKIARSFYQGEAGKFALTMLAFVLIFTLVKPVEPLSLFGAFVLVQSINWFTPLLVGRRQ
- the atpE gene encoding F0F1 ATP synthase subunit C yields the protein MDLVVGLTAVAVALLIGFGALGTAIGFGILGGKFLEGAARQPEMVPMLQVKMFIVAGLLDAVTMIGVGIALFFTFANPFVALVQ
- the atpB gene encoding F0F1 ATP synthase subunit A — encoded protein: MAATASEYIQHHLQNLTFGQLPAGFERADGTILADPVWTIAHSAYEAKAMGFWAFHLDSLFWSVFLGGIFVFLFRRIAKSATTGTPSGLQNVVETIIEFIDGSVKDTFHGKSNLIAPLALTIFVWVFFMNLMDLVPVDWIPGIATLLGIPYMKIVPSTDPNITLGLSLTVFAMIIFYSIKMKGIGGFIAELTLHPFNSPNKAVQVLLIPINFLLEFVTLIAKPVSLALRLFGNMYAGELIFILIAMIGYFQLPLHFGWAVFHILVVTLQAFIFMMLTVVYLSMAHEDH